One segment of candidate division WOR-3 bacterium DNA contains the following:
- the nusA gene encoding transcription termination factor NusA, whose protein sequence is MSNNKEVVNLIAQIARIRNVDITYVCETLRTSIIAGLKRRFGTNTEADVTVNPENGEISVALIKRVVERVNNPGQEVSLEEARTVKPDAQLGETVRIPLPLDEIGRIAIRKASDELMLKLREAERDRLYEEYSRKKGEIVTGTIQRIARDEIIVNLGLIEAVLPNREQLKTDHYRQGLPIKAYVHKVEKTPIGPRVYLSRTHPEFLRKLLTREVPEIKEGVVEIKAIARAPGFRSKVAVASLDEKVDPVGACVGYRKSRIENVIKELSGEKIDIVHWSRDLQVFITRALGPAKVSEIIRENDTYIVVVPDSDFSIAIGKKGQNVWLASLLTQTKIEVLKETDYRNRVIMNKAAKVSLTSLNLEPDLTAKLQAAGLSTAFELLNSSPQDLVRITELQPEAVETLKNEVREKVWAS, encoded by the coding sequence ATGAGCAATAATAAAGAAGTTGTCAATCTAATTGCCCAGATTGCGCGGATAAGAAATGTAGACATCACCTATGTGTGCGAAACCCTGCGCACCAGTATCATTGCGGGGTTAAAGCGCCGCTTTGGTACCAACACAGAAGCCGATGTCACTGTCAATCCGGAGAATGGGGAAATCAGCGTTGCGCTCATAAAAAGGGTGGTGGAACGTGTTAACAATCCCGGCCAAGAGGTAAGCCTTGAAGAGGCACGGACGGTGAAACCTGATGCCCAGCTGGGCGAGACGGTACGTATCCCTTTGCCCCTTGATGAAATCGGGCGTATAGCCATCCGCAAAGCATCGGACGAACTGATGTTGAAACTGCGCGAGGCTGAGCGTGACCGCCTTTACGAGGAGTACAGCCGTAAGAAGGGTGAAATCGTCACCGGCACCATTCAGCGCATCGCCCGCGATGAAATCATTGTCAACCTCGGGCTGATTGAAGCGGTCCTGCCCAACCGCGAACAGCTGAAAACCGACCACTACCGCCAAGGTCTGCCGATAAAAGCCTATGTCCACAAGGTGGAAAAGACGCCCATTGGACCCCGTGTCTATCTCTCCCGCACCCACCCCGAGTTCCTGCGCAAACTGTTAACCCGGGAGGTTCCAGAAATCAAAGAGGGGGTTGTTGAAATAAAAGCCATTGCCCGCGCCCCTGGCTTCCGCTCCAAAGTGGCGGTGGCATCGCTTGATGAAAAGGTTGACCCGGTCGGTGCCTGTGTGGGCTACCGCAAGTCAAGGATTGAAAATGTCATCAAGGAACTGTCTGGTGAAAAGATTGATATCGTTCATTGGAGCCGTGACCTCCAGGTATTCATCACCCGGGCGCTCGGACCGGCAAAGGTATCGGAGATAATCCGTGAAAACGACACCTATATTGTGGTTGTCCCTGATAGTGATTTCTCAATTGCCATTGGCAAAAAGGGGCAGAATGTCTGGCTCGCCAGCCTCTTAACCCAGACCAAGATTGAGGTCCTTAAGGAAACCGACTACCGGAACCGGGTGATTATGAATAAGGCAGCGAAGGTGAGCCTTACCAGTCTCAATCTTGAACCTGACCTCACCGCAAAACTACAAGCCGCGGGTCTTAGCACCGCCTTTGAACTCTTGAACTCCTCTCCCCAAGACCTTGTCAGGATTACCGAACTGCAGCCCGAGGCGGTAGAGACATTGAAAAATGAGGTTCGGGAGAAGGTGTGGGCAAGTTAA